In a genomic window of Cyclopterus lumpus isolate fCycLum1 chromosome 13, fCycLum1.pri, whole genome shotgun sequence:
- the tirap gene encoding toll/interleukin-1 receptor domain-containing adapter protein: MAQRRSFLERISEVLHRHHVNNMHGWIQKLWKSKVSSSAQREQETKKSSPSSSSTPPKPPQPQSATSSLLRWSRKYDVVVCHSSVHSDIQEAVRLVSFLEASPRSLRCFMMQRDACPGGAISTELCQAVQDSHLRALLITPDFLQDDWCTYMMHQVLAEGPMSNRIIPLVQNLSHSQYPQELRFYFYIDLDRNPDRGYNLVNTTVLKYLKGLAENEKTL, translated from the exons ATGGCGCAGAGGAGATCATTTTTAGAGAGGATTTCAGAGGTGTTGCACAGACATCATGTTAACAACATGCACG GTTGGATCCAGAAACTCTGGAAATCAAAAGTATCTTCATCAGCGCAACGTGAACAGGAGACAAAAAAGTCTTCTCCGTCATCGTCGTCAACCCCTCCAAAACCTCCACAGCCACAGTCTGCTACGAGCTCGCTGCTGCGATGGAGCCGAAAGTATGACGTGGTGGTGTGCCACAGCTCTGTGCACAGTGACATTCAAGAGGCTGTGCGCCTGGTCTCTTTCCTGGAGGCATCGCCCCGGAGCCTGAGGTGCTTTATGATGCAGAGGGACGCCTGTCCAGGGGGTGCAATCTCCACAGAGTTATGCCAGGCTGTGCAGGACAGCCACTTACGGGCTCTGCTCATCACTCCTGACTTCCTGCAGGATGATTGGTGCACGTACATGATGCACCAGGTTCTGGCAGAGGGCCCAATGTCCAATCGGATTATCCCCCTGGTTCAGAACCTGTCCCACTCTCAGTATCCTCAGGAACTGAGGTTCTACTTCTACATTGACCTGGACAGGAACCCCGATCGGGGTTATAATCTCGTCAACACGACGGTGCTCAAGT ATCTGAAAGGCCTGGCTGAAAATGAGAAGACACTTTGA
- the srpra gene encoding signal recognition particle receptor subunit alpha isoform X2: MLDFFTIFSKGGIVLWCFQGAGVSESFAGPVNALIRSVILQERSGNNSYTHEALSLKYKLDNEFELIFVVGFQKILTLTYVDKFIDDVQLHFRDRYKNELEQKGALKLINNSFEFGDDFKILLREAEDSSKARGPAAMRTFKESEKSQKTVKSMIETKGGEKVKEPVGKKNKNTKKEAPAAEPVKVDQGKASSTGHKVVENGTQGSTDIQKKREEFFRKHTAVPTEKVTKSPKPQKPRGKQMRVWDIGGRDTKELDHSKRNGDDSLNGSNQNYEAQTDPGMQLSSMKGDLQSVDYESSEEEEMEEEEEEEEEEEERVVVSKTSKTSSKKGGAFGGMFGMLKGLVGSKSLSRDDMESVLEKMKDHLIAKNVAAEIAYQLCDSVAKKLEGKVMGTFTTVASTVKLALQDSLVQILQPKRRVDILRDVMEAQIQRRPFVVTFCGVNGVGKSTNLAKISFWLIENGFTVLIAACDTFRAGAVEQLRTHQRRLNSLHPPEHHEGRPVVQLYEKGYGKDAAGIAMEAIAYARNQAFDVVLVDTAGRMQDNAPLMTALAKLIAVNVPDLVLFVGEALVGNEAVDQLVKFNQALADHSMSDKPRLIDGIVLTKFDTIDDKVGAAISMTYITGQPIVFVGTGQTYNDLRSLNARAVVSALMKA, translated from the exons ATGCTAGATTTCTTCACCATCTTCAGCAAAGGAGGGATCGTGTTGTGGTGTTTTCAGGGAGCCGGGGTCAGCGAATCCTTCGCCGGGCCTGTCAACGCCTTGATCCGCTCCGTAATCCTTCAG GAGCGAAGTGGGAACAATTCATATACTCACGAGGCCCTGAGTCTGAAATACAAGCTCGACAATGAGTTTGAGTTGATTTTTGTG GTGGGTTTTCAAAAGATCCTGACGCTGACGTACGTGGACAAGTTCATAGATGACGTTCAGCTCCATTTCAGGGATCGTTATAAGAATGAGCTGGAGCAAAAGGGGGCGTTGAAGCTAATCAACAACAGCTTTGAATTTGGGGATGACTTCAAGATACTGCTCAG GGAGGCGGAGGACAGCAGCAAAGCTCGGGGTCCTGCCGCCATGCGGACCTTTAAGGAGTCCGAGAAATCCCAAAAAACGGTGAAGTCGATGATTGAGACCAAAGGTGGGGAAAAGGTCAAGGAGCCAGTTGGCAAGAAGAATAAAAATACCAAAAAGGAGG CTCCTGCAGCTGAGCCCGTCAAAGTGGATCAAGGAAAGGCCTCCTCCACTGGGCACAAGGTGGTTGAGAACGGCACCCAGGGCTCTACGGACATACAGAAGAAGCGAGAGGAATTCTTTCGCAAGCACACGGCGGTACCGACTGAAAAAGTCAC TAAGTCCCCGAAGCCTCAGAAGCCTAGGGGGAAGCAAATGCGTGTTTGGGACATAGGCGGCAGAGACACCAAGGAGCTGGACCACAGCAAAAGGAATGGAGATGATTCCCTAAATGGTAGCAACCAGAACTATGAAGCACAAACGGACCCG GGGATGCAGCTAAGCTCCATGAAGGGTGACTTGCAGTCTGTGGACTACGAGtccagtgaggaagaggagatggaggaggaggaggaggaggaggaggaggaggaggagagagtggtTGTCAGTAAGACAAGCAAGACAAG CTCCAAAAAAGGTGGCGCTTTTGGGGGCATGTTTGGGATGCTGAAGGGCCTGGTGGGCTCCAAGAGCCTGAGCCGGGATGACATGGAGTCAGTgctggagaagatgaaggaccACCTCATCG CAAAGAATGTAGCAGCCGAGATCGCCTACCAGCTCTGTGACTCTGTAGCCAAAAAACTGGAGGGCAAAGTCATGGGCACATTCACCA cggtgGCCTCAACAGTGAAGCTGGCCCTGCAGGACTCCCTGGTGCAGATCCTGCAGCCCAAGCGCAGGGTGGATATTCTGAGAGACGTCATGGAGGCCCAGATCCAGCGACGGCCTTTCGTCGTTACTTTTTGCGGCGTCAACGGGGTCGGGAAGTCCACCAACCTGGCCAAG atcTCCTTCTGGCTGATAGAGAACGGTTTCACGGTGCTGATCGCCGCCTGTGACACGTTCCGTGCCGGCGCCGTGGAGCAGCTCCGCACTCATCAGCGTCGCCTGAACTCGCTGCATCCCCCAGAGCACCACGAAGGGCGCCCGGTAGTCCAGCTCTATGAGAAGGGCTACGGGAAGGACGCTGCTGGAATTGCCATGGAGGCCATCGCCTACG CCCGCAACCAGGCCTTCGACGTGGTGCTGGTGGACACCGCTGGGCGTATGCAGGACAACGCTCCCCTCATGACCGCCCTGGCCAAACTTATAGCGGTCAACGTGCCCGACCTAGTTCTGTTTGTTGGAGAGGCTCTGGTGGGCAACGAGGCAGTTGACCAGCTG GTAAAGTTCAATCAGGCTCTGGCAGACCACTCCATGTCTGACAAGCCTCGCCTCATTGATGGAATTGTTCTCACTAAGTTTGACACCATCGACGACAAG gttggCGCTGCCATCTCCATGACTTACATCACAGGACAGCCCATAGTGTTTGTGGGCACCGGGCAGACCTACAACGACCTGCGCAGCCTCAACGCCCGCGCCGTGGTCAGTGCCCTGATGAAGGCTTGA
- the srpra gene encoding signal recognition particle receptor subunit alpha isoform X1, which produces MLDFFTIFSKGGIVLWCFQGAGVSESFAGPVNALIRSVILQERSGNNSYTHEALSLKYKLDNEFELIFVVGFQKILTLTYVDKFIDDVQLHFRDRYKNELEQKGALKLINNSFEFGDDFKILLREAEDSSKARGPAAMRTFKESEKSQKTVKSMIETKGGEKVKEPVGKKNKNTKKEAPAAEPVKVDQGKASSTGHKVVENGTQGSTDIQKKREEFFRKHTAVPTEKVTSKSPKPQKPRGKQMRVWDIGGRDTKELDHSKRNGDDSLNGSNQNYEAQTDPGMQLSSMKGDLQSVDYESSEEEEMEEEEEEEEEEEERVVVSKTSKTSSKKGGAFGGMFGMLKGLVGSKSLSRDDMESVLEKMKDHLIAKNVAAEIAYQLCDSVAKKLEGKVMGTFTTVASTVKLALQDSLVQILQPKRRVDILRDVMEAQIQRRPFVVTFCGVNGVGKSTNLAKISFWLIENGFTVLIAACDTFRAGAVEQLRTHQRRLNSLHPPEHHEGRPVVQLYEKGYGKDAAGIAMEAIAYARNQAFDVVLVDTAGRMQDNAPLMTALAKLIAVNVPDLVLFVGEALVGNEAVDQLVKFNQALADHSMSDKPRLIDGIVLTKFDTIDDKVGAAISMTYITGQPIVFVGTGQTYNDLRSLNARAVVSALMKA; this is translated from the exons ATGCTAGATTTCTTCACCATCTTCAGCAAAGGAGGGATCGTGTTGTGGTGTTTTCAGGGAGCCGGGGTCAGCGAATCCTTCGCCGGGCCTGTCAACGCCTTGATCCGCTCCGTAATCCTTCAG GAGCGAAGTGGGAACAATTCATATACTCACGAGGCCCTGAGTCTGAAATACAAGCTCGACAATGAGTTTGAGTTGATTTTTGTG GTGGGTTTTCAAAAGATCCTGACGCTGACGTACGTGGACAAGTTCATAGATGACGTTCAGCTCCATTTCAGGGATCGTTATAAGAATGAGCTGGAGCAAAAGGGGGCGTTGAAGCTAATCAACAACAGCTTTGAATTTGGGGATGACTTCAAGATACTGCTCAG GGAGGCGGAGGACAGCAGCAAAGCTCGGGGTCCTGCCGCCATGCGGACCTTTAAGGAGTCCGAGAAATCCCAAAAAACGGTGAAGTCGATGATTGAGACCAAAGGTGGGGAAAAGGTCAAGGAGCCAGTTGGCAAGAAGAATAAAAATACCAAAAAGGAGG CTCCTGCAGCTGAGCCCGTCAAAGTGGATCAAGGAAAGGCCTCCTCCACTGGGCACAAGGTGGTTGAGAACGGCACCCAGGGCTCTACGGACATACAGAAGAAGCGAGAGGAATTCTTTCGCAAGCACACGGCGGTACCGACTGAAAAAGTCAC CAGTAAGTCCCCGAAGCCTCAGAAGCCTAGGGGGAAGCAAATGCGTGTTTGGGACATAGGCGGCAGAGACACCAAGGAGCTGGACCACAGCAAAAGGAATGGAGATGATTCCCTAAATGGTAGCAACCAGAACTATGAAGCACAAACGGACCCG GGGATGCAGCTAAGCTCCATGAAGGGTGACTTGCAGTCTGTGGACTACGAGtccagtgaggaagaggagatggaggaggaggaggaggaggaggaggaggaggaggagagagtggtTGTCAGTAAGACAAGCAAGACAAG CTCCAAAAAAGGTGGCGCTTTTGGGGGCATGTTTGGGATGCTGAAGGGCCTGGTGGGCTCCAAGAGCCTGAGCCGGGATGACATGGAGTCAGTgctggagaagatgaaggaccACCTCATCG CAAAGAATGTAGCAGCCGAGATCGCCTACCAGCTCTGTGACTCTGTAGCCAAAAAACTGGAGGGCAAAGTCATGGGCACATTCACCA cggtgGCCTCAACAGTGAAGCTGGCCCTGCAGGACTCCCTGGTGCAGATCCTGCAGCCCAAGCGCAGGGTGGATATTCTGAGAGACGTCATGGAGGCCCAGATCCAGCGACGGCCTTTCGTCGTTACTTTTTGCGGCGTCAACGGGGTCGGGAAGTCCACCAACCTGGCCAAG atcTCCTTCTGGCTGATAGAGAACGGTTTCACGGTGCTGATCGCCGCCTGTGACACGTTCCGTGCCGGCGCCGTGGAGCAGCTCCGCACTCATCAGCGTCGCCTGAACTCGCTGCATCCCCCAGAGCACCACGAAGGGCGCCCGGTAGTCCAGCTCTATGAGAAGGGCTACGGGAAGGACGCTGCTGGAATTGCCATGGAGGCCATCGCCTACG CCCGCAACCAGGCCTTCGACGTGGTGCTGGTGGACACCGCTGGGCGTATGCAGGACAACGCTCCCCTCATGACCGCCCTGGCCAAACTTATAGCGGTCAACGTGCCCGACCTAGTTCTGTTTGTTGGAGAGGCTCTGGTGGGCAACGAGGCAGTTGACCAGCTG GTAAAGTTCAATCAGGCTCTGGCAGACCACTCCATGTCTGACAAGCCTCGCCTCATTGATGGAATTGTTCTCACTAAGTTTGACACCATCGACGACAAG gttggCGCTGCCATCTCCATGACTTACATCACAGGACAGCCCATAGTGTTTGTGGGCACCGGGCAGACCTACAACGACCTGCGCAGCCTCAACGCCCGCGCCGTGGTCAGTGCCCTGATGAAGGCTTGA
- the fam118b gene encoding protein FAM118B isoform X2, whose translation MASIVAVKTEKRPAADSQDVDADTNAKKPRKLLPSLKTKRAPELVLVIGTGVSSAVAPEVPALRSWKGLIQALLDAANDFDLLEEEESRRFQKHMQEDKNLVHVAHDLIQKLSPRTGNVRSTFFKDCLYEVFDDLECKMEHAGKHLLRSVLHLMESGALVLTTNFDNLLEIYAAHQGTKLESLDLTDEKKVLEWAQEKRRLSVLHIHGVYTNPSGIVLHPAGYQNVLRNTEVMVSPVVVNDGITPVPARWCILNDDTTFQALFLEAVKHKSDLEHFMLVRREDVGEFKKLRDNMLDKGIKVISYGDEYADLPEYFERLANEICNRDVATNGWGSPSQTGEEEQNGFNTQKSLLQDHHS comes from the exons ATGGCCTCCATTGTTGCAGTGAAAACTGAGAAGCGACCTGCAGCTGATTCTCAGGATGTGGATGCGGACACGAATGCAAAAAAGCCCAG GAAACTGCTACCCAGCCTGAAAACCAAGCGAGCCCCTGAGCTCGTCCTGGTGATTGGCACGGGGGTAAGCTCTGCAGTGGCCCCCGAAGTCCCTGCACTCCGCTCCTGGAAAGGCCTCATCCAGGCCTTGCTGGATGCAGCCAATGACTTTGACCtactagaggaggaggaaagtcGACGTTTCCAGAAGCACATGCAGGAAGATAAGAATTTGGTTCACGTGGCCCACGACCTCATTCAGAAACTTTCCCCG AGAACCGGCAACGTGCGCTCCACGTTCTTCAAGGACTGTCTGTATGAGGTGTTTGACGATTTGGAGTGTAAGATGGAGCATGCAGGGAAACATCTCCTGCGCTCGGTGCTGCATCTGATGGAGAGCGGCGCCCTGGTTCTCACCACTAACTTTGACAACCTGTTGGAGATCTATGCAGCTCACCAGGGCACCAAGCTGGAGTCTTTGGACCTGACGGACGAGAAGAAG gtgttggAGTGGGCTCAGGAGAAACGGAGGTTAAGTGTCCTGCATATCCATGGTGTTTACACCAACCCAAGTGGTATTGTACTGCACCCTGCAGGCTACCAGAATGTACTGAGGAACACTGAAGTTATGGTGAGCCCTGTGGTTGTGAATGATGGAATCACACCTGTACCTGCACGTTGGTGTATTTTAAATG ACGACACGACCTTCCAGGCGCTGTTCTTGGAGGCGGTGAAACACAAGTCGGACCTGGAGCACTTCATGCTCGTGCGGCGGGAGGACGTGGGCGAGTTCAAGAAGCTGCGCGACAACATGCTGGACAAGGGCATCAAGGTCATCTCCTATGGAGACGAGTATGCCGACCTGCCCGAGTACTTCGAGAGGCTGGCCAATGAGATCTGCAACCGCGACGTGGCCACCAACGGCTGGG GGTCTCCTTCACAAACTGGGGAAGAAGAGCAAAATGGCTTTAACACACAGAAAAGCCTCCTTCAAG ACCATCATTCTTGA
- the fam118b gene encoding protein FAM118B isoform X1, translated as MASIVAVKTEKRPAADSQDVDADTNAKKPRKLLPSLKTKRAPELVLVIGTGVSSAVAPEVPALRSWKGLIQALLDAANDFDLLEEEESRRFQKHMQEDKNLVHVAHDLIQKLSPRTGNVRSTFFKDCLYEVFDDLECKMEHAGKHLLRSVLHLMESGALVLTTNFDNLLEIYAAHQGTKLESLDLTDEKKVLEWAQEKRRLSVLHIHGVYTNPSGIVLHPAGYQNVLRNTEVMREIQKLYETKSFVFLGCGRTVDDTTFQALFLEAVKHKSDLEHFMLVRREDVGEFKKLRDNMLDKGIKVISYGDEYADLPEYFERLANEICNRDVATNGWGSPSQTGEEEQNGFNTQKSLLQDHHS; from the exons ATGGCCTCCATTGTTGCAGTGAAAACTGAGAAGCGACCTGCAGCTGATTCTCAGGATGTGGATGCGGACACGAATGCAAAAAAGCCCAG GAAACTGCTACCCAGCCTGAAAACCAAGCGAGCCCCTGAGCTCGTCCTGGTGATTGGCACGGGGGTAAGCTCTGCAGTGGCCCCCGAAGTCCCTGCACTCCGCTCCTGGAAAGGCCTCATCCAGGCCTTGCTGGATGCAGCCAATGACTTTGACCtactagaggaggaggaaagtcGACGTTTCCAGAAGCACATGCAGGAAGATAAGAATTTGGTTCACGTGGCCCACGACCTCATTCAGAAACTTTCCCCG AGAACCGGCAACGTGCGCTCCACGTTCTTCAAGGACTGTCTGTATGAGGTGTTTGACGATTTGGAGTGTAAGATGGAGCATGCAGGGAAACATCTCCTGCGCTCGGTGCTGCATCTGATGGAGAGCGGCGCCCTGGTTCTCACCACTAACTTTGACAACCTGTTGGAGATCTATGCAGCTCACCAGGGCACCAAGCTGGAGTCTTTGGACCTGACGGACGAGAAGAAG gtgttggAGTGGGCTCAGGAGAAACGGAGGTTAAGTGTCCTGCATATCCATGGTGTTTACACCAACCCAAGTGGTATTGTACTGCACCCTGCAGGCTACCAGAATGTACTGAGGAACACTGAAGTTATG CGTGAGATCCAGAAGCTGTATGAGACCAAATCGTTTGTGTTTCTCGGCTGCGGACGCACGGTAGACGACACGACCTTCCAGGCGCTGTTCTTGGAGGCGGTGAAACACAAGTCGGACCTGGAGCACTTCATGCTCGTGCGGCGGGAGGACGTGGGCGAGTTCAAGAAGCTGCGCGACAACATGCTGGACAAGGGCATCAAGGTCATCTCCTATGGAGACGAGTATGCCGACCTGCCCGAGTACTTCGAGAGGCTGGCCAATGAGATCTGCAACCGCGACGTGGCCACCAACGGCTGGG GGTCTCCTTCACAAACTGGGGAAGAAGAGCAAAATGGCTTTAACACACAGAAAAGCCTCCTTCAAG ACCATCATTCTTGA
- the ilvbl gene encoding 2-hydroxyacyl-CoA lyase 2, producing MESLGGVGTVLGCSAGIAMGVLVFSAYKLGLLYQLFHKTETKSPRHGGESVAAVLRAHGVKYLFTLVGGHISPILVACEKVGIRVVDTRHEATAVFAADAVARLSGTVGVAAVTAGPGLTNTVTAVKNAQMAESPLLLMGGAAGTLLQGRGALQDIDQMSLFKPLCKFCASIRTIREIVPTVRKALAIAQSGTPGPVFIEFPIDTLYPYHLVSKEFGVKNPPKGLMGKVVSWYLNNHLMNLFAGAWETRDVSPLPVDIPQATDDQVQKCIELVSRAKKPVILLGSQATLPPTPADDIRKTLENLGIPCFLGGMSRGMLGKDSPIHIRQNRRDALKEADLVLLAGTVCDFRLSYGRVLNRRSKIIAINRDKTQLLKNSDMFWKPTIAIQGDAGSFLVRLSKGLKGHRCPEEWPQTLKAGDVTKEKGNRAKADEKTEHHLNPLKVLHCVDELMAEDSIIVADGGDFVGSAAYIMRPRGPMRWLDPGAFGTLGVGGGFALGAKLCRPESEVWIVYGDGSLGYSVAEFDTFTRHKTPVIAVVGNDACWSQISREQVPILGSNVACGLAFTDYHIVTDGYGGKGYLIGREDEDRLSDIIRQAQRETREGKATLLNVLIGKTNFREGSISV from the exons ATGGAGTCACTTGGAGGCGTTGGCACCGTCCTCGGATGCTCTGCGGGCATTGCGATGGGGGTCCTTGTGTTTTCAGCCTACAAACTTGGCTTACTGTACCAGTTGTTTCACAAG ACCGAGACGAAGAGCCCGCGGCATGGCGGTGAGAGTGTGGCCGCGGTGCTCCGCGCCCACGGGGTCAAGTACCTTTTCACGCTTGTCGGCGGACACATCTCGCCCATCCTGGTGGCTTGCGAGAAGGTGGGCATTCGCGTTGTGGACACTAGACACGAGGCCACTGCTGTCTTCGCTGCTGATGCTGTGGCGAGACTCTCAG GCACTGTTGGTGTAGCAGCAGTGACTGCTGGTCCAGGCCTCACGAACACAGTGACCGCAGTGAAGAATGCTCAGATGGCGGAATCTCCATTGctgctgatgggaggagctgcTGGCACACTACTTCAG GGCAGAGGAGCGCTGCAAGATATCGACCAGATGTCTCTCTTCAAGCCGCTGTGCAAGTTCTGTGCCTCCATCAGGACTATCAGGGAGATCGTGCCTACCGTCAGGAAAGCCCTGGCCATCGCCCAGTCGGGGACTCCTGGTCCGGTTTTCATCGAGTTCCCCATCGACACGCTCTATCCCTACCATCTTGTGTCCAAAGAGTTTGGAGTTAAGAACCCTCCCAAAGGCCTGATGGGCAAAGTTGTCTCATG GTACCTCAATAACCACCTCATGAACCTCTTTGCTGGAGCCTGGGAGACCAGAGACGTGTCTCCGCTTCCTGTTGACATCCCACAAGCCACAGACGATCAG GTTCAAAAGTGCATAGAGCTGGTGAGTCGAGCCAAGAAACCTGTTATTCTGCTGGGTAGCCAAGCAACTCTACCCCCAACGCCGGCCGATGACATTAG GAAGACATTGGAGAACCTGGGTATTCCCTGCTTCCTTGGGGGAATGTCCCGTGGCATGCTGGGTAAAGACAGCCCCATCCACATCAGACAGAACAGGCGAGATGCCCTGAAGGAGGCCGACTTGGTGCTCTTAGCAG GCACTGTGTGTGACTTCCGGCTGAGCTACGGCAGAGTTCTTAACAGACGCAGTAAGATCATCGCGATCAACAGAGATAAGACGCAGCTGCTGAAGAACTCCGATATGTTCTGGAAGCCAACAATCGCAATTCAGG GCGATGCTGGTTCATTCTTAGTACGGCTTTCCAAAGGCCTGAAGGGCCATCGCTGTCCAGAGGAATGGCCTCAGACGCTCAAAGCAGGAGATGTCACCAAAGAGAAGGGAAACAG GGCCAAAGCTGATGAGAAGACCGAACACCACTTAAATCCCTTGAAGGTTCTCCACTGTGTGGATGAGCTGATGGCGGAGGACAGCATCATTGTTGCTGACGGGGGGGATTTCGTTGGAAGTGCTGCTTACATAATGAGACCAAGAGGACCTATGCGATGGCTAGACCCAG GAGCCTTTGGGACCttgggagtgggaggaggattTGCCCTGGGGGCAAAACTGTGCCGGCCTGAATCTGAG GTGTGGATAGTGTACGGCGACGGCTCCTTAGGATACagtgtggcagagtttgacacATTCACTAGACACAAG acaccAGTTATAGCTGTGGTGGGAAATGACGCGTGTTGGAGTCAGATATCCAGAGAGCAGGTTCCCATCCTCGGCAGCAATGTGGCGTGCGGCCTTGCGTTTACAG ATTATCACATAGTGACGGATGGTTACGGTGGTAAGGGTTACCTCATAGGGCGCGAGGACGAGGACCGGCTAAGCGACATCATCAGACAAGCTCAGAGGGAAACTCGGGAGGGCAAGGCTACACTTCTCAACGTCCTGATCGGGAAGACCAACTTCAGAGAGGGCTCCATCTCTGTATAA